In the genome of Botrytis cinerea B05.10 chromosome 13, complete sequence, one region contains:
- the Bcalg2 gene encoding Bcalg2, whose product MAIAEKQKTILFFHPDLGIGGAERLVIDAAVGLQNRGHKIVIFTSYCDPKHCFDEARDGTLDVRVRGNWLFPSSILSRFSIICAILRQLHLIVQAYFTSEISNLKPDAFFVDQLSAGLPWLRYFYPNTRIFFYCHFPDLLLAQGRTHWLKRAYRIPFDFLEQWSMSFAESIAVNSGFTKGMVEQVFPELAGGKDLQIVHPCVDVNPKKSETSDDAVPVWQDRNILLSINRFEKKKDIGLAIKAYAGLGKHGRQGVRLVLAGGYDNRVMENVVYHKELVKLATDLGLKTATTRTIVTALNVPDDVDVLFLLSVPNTLKEMLLNSARLLIYTPSNEHFGIVPLEAMLAGVPVLAANTGGPLETVVEGKTGWLCPPDDVEKWTAVMDKVLNKMTDGHVKQMGIDGVKRVKNEFSDVKMAERIDGLIDGMANTPRKSTLQLSAFLLTIIMVALDIASWGLGQNKSVNQKLDQFLLPPFVLTLTSLISWGVYFVVNSQVKSSSRQPTR is encoded by the exons ATGGCTATCGCAGAAAAGCAGAAGACCATTCTGTTTTTCCATCCTGATCTAGGGATTGGTGGTGCTGAAAGACTCGTTATAGATGCCGCAGTAGGATTACAGAATCGAGGACACAAAATCGTCATATTCACCAGCTATTGCGATCCTAAACATTGCTTTGATGAAGCTCGAGATG GTACACTTGATGTGCGAGTAAGAGGAAACTGGCTTTTCCCATCCTCGATCCTCTCTCGATTTTCCATCATTTGCGCCATTCTTCGACAGTTACATTTAATTGTCCAGGCCTATTTTACCTCTGAAATTAGCAACCTAAAACCCGATGCTTTCTTCGTGGACCAGCTCAGTGCGGGACTACCATGGCTACGATACTTTTATCCCAATACTCGAATATTCTTCTACTGTCATTTCCCAGACTTGTTGCTCGCACAGGGAAGAACCCATTGGTTGAAACGCGCATATAGAATACCTTTCGATTTCTTGGAGCAATGGAGTATGAGTTTTGCAGAATCAATTGCGGTCAACTCGGGATTCACAAAGGGTATGGTGGAACAGGTATTCCCTGAATTGGCTGGGGGAAAAGATTTACAGATTGTACATCCTTGTGTGGATGTAAATCCAAAGAAATCTGAGACCAGTGATGATGCAGTTCCAGTCTGGCAGGATAGAAATATTTTGTTAAGCATCAACCGAttcgaaaagaagaaggatattGGTCTTGCAATTAAAGCATATGCAGGATTAGGCAAGCATGGAAGACAGGGAGTGAGATTGGTACTTGCTG GTGGATATGATAACCGAGTTATGGAGAACGTTGTATACCATAAGGAGCTCGTTAAACTGGCTACCGACCTGGGATTGAAGACAGCTACCACACGGACCATCGTTACGGCATTGAATGTACCTGATGATGTGGATGTTCTGTTCTTGTTATCAGTACCAAATACTTTGAAGGAGATGCTACTCAATTCAGCAcgacttttgatttatacCCCTTCTAACGAGCATTTTGGCATTGTACCCTTAGAAGCGATGTTGGCTGGAGTACCAGTATTAGCCGCAAACACAGGAGGACCACTCGAGACAGTAGTGGAAGGGAAGACAGGCTGGCTCTGTCCACCtgatgatgttgagaaaTGGACAGCTGTCATGGATAAAGTCCTGAACAAGATGACGGATGGTCATGTTAAACAGATGGGAATTGACGGTGTAAAGAGGGTTAAGAATGAATTTTCTGATGTTAAAATGGCCGAgagaattgatggattgatcgATGGAATGGCAAACACACCCAGGAAGAGTACTTTACAACTCTCCGCATTCTTGCTAACTATTATCATGGTTGCATTGGACATTGCATCCTGGGGCTTGGGTCAGAAcaaatcagtcaatcaaaaGCTAGACCAGTTTTTGTTGCCTCCGTTTGTTCTTACCCTAACGTCATTGATATCTTGGGGTGTGTATTTTGTAGTTAATTCCCAGGTCAAGTCGAGTTCGCGGCAGCCGACTAGATG